One Bradyrhizobium sp. CCGB12 genomic window carries:
- a CDS encoding zinc-binding dehydrogenase yields the protein MRAAIFRNGEIVVDRMAEPTPGPGQVLVKTLACGICGSDLHARQHAHRMVEMARKTGRKPMDLARDVVFGHEFCCEVVDYGPGTARKLKPGTRVCSLPALVTPEGIEGIGYSNDNIGGYAEAMLLSEPLLLEVPNGLAPEHAALTEPLAVGVHAVAKANIRGGEVPLVIGCGPVGLAVIAALKLRGLHPIVAADYSPARRALAARLGADVVVDPRVTQPYATWAEHAQMSDAEKAARPPFQAMLPALKPAIIFECVGVPGLLQQVFEGASRDARIVVVGVCMETDRSEPMLGIMKELNVQYVLGYTPEEFAASLRLIAEGQVDAAAMVTAEVGIDGVAKAFADLANPEAHTKIIVQPWR from the coding sequence ATGCGCGCTGCGATTTTCAGGAACGGTGAGATTGTCGTCGACCGAATGGCCGAGCCGACGCCGGGTCCCGGCCAGGTTCTGGTCAAGACGCTCGCCTGCGGCATCTGCGGCTCCGATCTGCACGCGCGGCAGCACGCCCATCGCATGGTGGAGATGGCGCGGAAGACCGGGCGCAAGCCGATGGATCTCGCGCGTGACGTCGTGTTCGGCCATGAGTTCTGCTGTGAGGTCGTCGATTATGGTCCTGGCACGGCGCGCAAACTCAAGCCTGGCACCCGCGTCTGCTCGCTGCCGGCGCTGGTGACGCCTGAGGGTATCGAGGGCATCGGCTATTCCAACGACAATATCGGCGGTTATGCCGAGGCGATGCTGCTGAGCGAGCCGCTGCTGCTCGAAGTGCCCAACGGTCTTGCGCCGGAGCACGCTGCATTGACCGAGCCGCTCGCAGTCGGTGTTCACGCCGTGGCGAAAGCCAATATCCGTGGTGGGGAGGTGCCGCTCGTGATCGGCTGCGGCCCGGTCGGGCTTGCGGTGATCGCGGCGCTGAAGCTTAGGGGTCTGCATCCGATCGTCGCCGCCGACTATTCGCCGGCGCGGCGCGCGCTCGCCGCACGGCTCGGCGCCGACGTCGTCGTCGACCCCAGGGTGACGCAGCCCTATGCGACCTGGGCCGAGCACGCGCAGATGTCGGACGCCGAGAAGGCGGCGCGGCCGCCGTTCCAGGCCATGCTGCCGGCGCTGAAGCCCGCGATCATCTTCGAATGCGTCGGCGTGCCCGGCCTCCTGCAGCAGGTGTTCGAGGGCGCCTCGCGCGACGCGCGCATCGTCGTGGTCGGCGTCTGCATGGAGACCGACAGAAGCGAACCCATGCTCGGCATCATGAAGGAGCTCAACGTCCAATACGTGCTCGGCTACACGCCGGAGGAGTTTGCGGCGTCACTGCGCCTGATCGCGGAAGGGCAGGTGGATGCCGCGGCGATGGTGACGGCCGAGGTCGGCATCGACGGCGTCGCCAAGGCGTTCGCCGACCTTGCCAACCCTGAAGCCCACACCAAGATCATCGTGCAGCCGTGGCGGTGA
- a CDS encoding DMT family transporter has protein sequence MPVPEKKQDVRRAPARVDHPFKGIALVLLSTVFLGCSDVTAKYLSTSLPSIEITWIRFVTFALMFTPVMLPGSPLHAMRTERLGLQLMRGAALLGSSLFFITGLRFLPIAEASATGFVSPLFVTALSIIFLSEKVGMRRWIATAIGLTGVMIILRPGTSAFHAAAFFPIISAFCWAAALILTRMMSGREAVLTTMAYSALTGVAILSVMVPFVWVTPSWTAIGLGIVIGVASTVGQWIIVLAYRYGDASVLAPFSYTQLLWVSILGFFLFGELPDIWTIVGAAFIVASGLYIAHRERVRRAQLLVLEERSPNP, from the coding sequence CATCCCTTCAAGGGCATTGCGCTGGTGTTGCTGTCGACGGTGTTTCTCGGCTGCTCCGACGTCACCGCGAAATATCTCTCGACTAGCCTGCCGTCGATCGAGATCACCTGGATCCGCTTCGTCACCTTCGCGCTGATGTTCACGCCGGTGATGCTGCCGGGCTCGCCGCTGCATGCGATGCGCACCGAGCGCCTCGGCCTCCAGCTGATGCGGGGCGCCGCGTTGCTCGGCTCCTCGCTGTTCTTCATCACGGGCTTGCGTTTCCTCCCCATTGCGGAGGCCTCCGCCACCGGCTTCGTCTCGCCGCTGTTCGTCACCGCGCTGTCGATCATCTTCCTGAGCGAGAAGGTGGGCATGCGCCGCTGGATCGCCACCGCGATCGGCCTGACCGGCGTGATGATCATTCTGCGGCCGGGCACGAGCGCGTTCCACGCCGCCGCGTTCTTTCCGATCATCTCGGCGTTCTGCTGGGCTGCGGCGCTGATCCTCACGCGCATGATGAGCGGTCGTGAAGCCGTTCTCACCACCATGGCTTATTCCGCGCTGACGGGCGTTGCGATCCTCAGCGTCATGGTGCCGTTCGTCTGGGTGACGCCGAGCTGGACCGCGATCGGGCTCGGCATCGTGATCGGTGTTGCCTCAACCGTCGGCCAGTGGATCATCGTGCTGGCCTATCGTTACGGCGACGCATCCGTGCTGGCGCCGTTCTCCTACACCCAGCTGCTCTGGGTCAGCATTTTGGGCTTCTTCCTCTTCGGTGAGCTGCCGGACATCTGGACCATCGTCGGCGCCGCCTTCATCGTCGCGAGCGGTCTCTACATCGCCCATCGCGAGCGGGTGCGCCGCGCGCAGCTCCTGGTGCTGGAAGAGCGCTCCCCGAACCCCTGA